The following proteins come from a genomic window of Bactrocera tryoni isolate S06 chromosome 1, CSIRO_BtryS06_freeze2, whole genome shotgun sequence:
- the LOC120774107 gene encoding glycoprotein-N-acetylgalactosamine 3-beta-galactosyltransferase 1-like — MAAETSMPVRKRRLLVHFITGLVIGALLAVVVSFWRPYRRELIQANTRYRQSHMVAMKNDNNSIPTDLSQAVRVLCWIVTNREHHKSRAQHVKRTWGRRCNKLIFVSWQNDQELGIRQEDSLNSWSKIQAVLKYIHANHLDEADWFFRADDRTYAIMENMRYFLHTYSPETPIYFGHKVKDHISANAGYVLSKAALWRFVEKALPNDKLCIRNSTRTETVELGECLKNVGVMAAGSRDQHGCARFVSFHLNKYLTSWRRDYTIFKSAEDLTCCSQTAIAYNFVLPYKMYLLDHFIYHMRTNNTVIAPISLPLR; from the exons ATGGCCGCTGAAACCTCTATGCCGGTGAGGAAACGACGTTTGCTGGTACATTTCATCACGGGTCTGGTTATTGGCGCCCTGCTAGCCGTAGTCGTTTCGTTTTGGCGCCCATATCGCCGCGAACTCATCCAAGCTAATACACGCTATAGGCAGAGTCACATGGTTGCGATGAAAAACGATAATAACAGCATACCGACAGACCTGAGTCAAGCGGTACGTGTGCTCTGTTGGATCGTGACAAATCGGGAGCATCATAAATCTAGAGCACAGCATGTAAAACGTACATGGGGACGACGCTGCAATAAACTAATCTTTGTGAGCTGGCAGAATGATCAAGAATTGGGAATTAGGCAGGAAGACTCGTTAAATTCATGGTCAAAAATACAGGCGGTGCTTAAATATATACACGCAAACCATTTGGACGAAGCGGATTGGTTCTTTAGGGCGGATGATAGGAC ttatgcaattatggaaaatatgcGATACTTTCTCCATACCTATTCGCCGGAGACGCCTATATATTTCGGGCACAAAGTTAAG GATCACATTTCCGCTAATGCTGGCTATGTGCTTAGTAAAGCGGCGCTTTGGCGTTTCGTCGAAAAAGCTCTACCAAATGACAAGCTTTGCATTCGGAACAGCACCCGTACAGAGACCGTGGAGCTGGGTGAATGTCTGAAGAACGTTGGTGTAATGGCTGCCGGCTCACGTGATCAGCATGGTTGCGCCCGTTTTGTATCATTTCATCTTAATAAATACCTAACGTCTTGGCGTAGGGATTACACCATCTTCAAAAGCGCAGAG GACTTAACTTGCTGCTCGCAGACAGCCATTGCCTACAATTTCGTCTTGCcgtataaaatgtatttactgGATCATTTCATATATCACATGAGAACCAACAATACCGTAATTGCACCAATATCACTGCCGTTacgttga